In Diadema setosum chromosome 19, eeDiaSeto1, whole genome shotgun sequence, a genomic segment contains:
- the LOC140242747 gene encoding galactosylceramide sulfotransferase-like yields the protein MARRRVIVALLAVLVIFALFLISTLVVTDKRDSLTRHLTILDHSGLSASRSFDVPRVRNKWMASGHVRKPYCHPHDNVVFVKTHKTASSTTSGIFDHYAYKNNLTVAVPPGGQPYMDRKLPFQRDMIAKTRDFGIGWRKEDGFNMLTSHARYNRPEMDAVVHNAKYVTILRDPRSQFVSSFVYFNFADRFERIFEARGEAYPNVIDGFFRDPAGNYRQMVHRTYSHVLWNQQIFDLGLNTSYFDDQTAVDETIARLAEEVDLVMITEYYDESLLLLRDTLCWDTEDILYTQRLVRNSSSEIPVDEATRQRISEWNAADTRLYDYFNRTLWQRIAAYGPRFDDELRRFRQMLQQTSPRKTGKHSRDTKKLIKRMKDRGILVR from the exons ATGGCACGCAGACGTGTGATCGTTGCTCTACTCGCCGTTCTGGTCATATTTGCACTCTTTTTGATCTCCACTCTGGTGGTCACCGACAAAAGGGATTCCTTAACACGACACCTCACCATTCTGGATCACAGTGGGCTGTCGGCAag CCGGAGTTTCGACGTTCCACGTGTCAGAAATAAGTGGATGGCTTCTGGTCATGTAAGAAAGCCATATTGCCATCCCCACGACAACGTGGTCTTCGTAAAGACGCACAAAACAGCCAGCAGCACCACTTCGGGAATTTTCGATCACTATGCTTATAAGAACAATCTGACCGTTGCCGTGCCGCCCGGTGGGCAGCCATACATGGATAGGAAGCTGCCGTTTCAGCGTGACATGATCGCCAAAACGCGAGACTTTGGAATCGGTTGGCGCAAAGAGGATGGCTTCAACATGCTGACGAGCCATGCGCGTTACAATCGACCCGAGATGGACGCCGTGGTACACAATGCCAAATACGTCACTATTCTTCGCGACCCCCGGTCCCAGTTCGTGTCTTCGTTCGTGTACTTCAACTTTGCTGACCGCTTCGAACGAATCTTTGAGGCACGCGGCGAGGCTTATCCAAATGTCATTGACGGCTTCTTCAGAGATCCTGCAGGGAACTACCGCCAGATGGTCCACCGGACCTACTCGCACGTGCTGTGGAACCAGCAGATATTTGACCTTGGGCTGAACACCTCGTACTTTGACGATCAAACCGCTGTCGACGAGACCATCGCGCGACTTGCCGAGGAAGTGGACTTGGTCATGATCACGGAGTACTATGACGAGTCGCTCCTGCTGCTGCGCGACACCTTGTGCTGGGACACCGAAGACATCCTGTACACGCAGAGGTTGGTCAGAAATTCGAGCAGTGAGATTCCAGTAGACGAGGCCACGCGACAGCGGATTAGTGAGTGGAATGCCGCTGATACGCGACTTTATGACTACTTTAATAGGACGTTGTGGCAGCGAATCGCTGCCTACGGACCTCGATTCGACGATGAACTACGCCGCTTCCGTCAAATGCTCCAGCAAACGTCCCCAAGAAAAACCGGAAAGCATTCGAGAGACACCAAAAAGTTGATCAAGCGAATGAAGGACAGAGGAATACTAGTTAGATAG